TCCCCTAGCCGGGCGGCGCGGGTCCGGTCAATGCGGTTGCATGGACGGAAATCCCGTGAACAGGTGTGTGGGCATGATGGGGGAGGGGGGGCAGGGATTTTGCGTGGTCTTGGCAGAATTCGGAGGCCGGTGCGCCCGGCCCGGCCGCTTGGGGCGGTCCGGACCAAGCGTTGTAAGAACGGAAGGTTTTTTATGGGCCGGGCCGTGTTTACAGGTTGGATTTTCGCCCCATATCCACGGTCATGAGGGAGCCGTTCAGGCGGAGATACTCCGTGCGGACGTGGGAAAAACCGCTGGCGAACATGGTATCGGCGACAAGGCCGGCTGGCATGGCCATGGGTGTTCCGGTGACCAGATCGGTGACAAGGCATTCAAACGGCCATTCGGGCATCAGTTTTTCGTCAACTGGGCCGTCGTGGACGCTCACGCAGAAGCCGCCGGGATTGAGGGCGGCGTGGATTTTGTCCATGACGTTTTGCGTGGCGTTGTCGGCCAGGGTGAAGTTCAGGGTCGCGGAGACCAGGACAAGATCGTAGCCGCCCGGAATGGGCTCCGTGACATAGTTCGCGGGCAGCATGCGAACCCGGTCCTTGGCCGGGCTTTTTTCACGGAACCGCTCCGCGACCTGGAGCACGGCGGGAAAATCCAGCACATCGACTTCCATCCAGGGCATGGCCTCGGCCGCGCGCAGGGCGTACCCGCCATGTCCGCCGCCGAGATCGAGCATGCGCCGATAACGCCGCGCCCCAGGCAGGGCCGCGAGATACTCGGCCATGATTGCTCCGCCGCTGGCGAGCACCACGCCCGCTCCGTTGGCCGTGAGTTCGTGCCAGGTCGCCTCCGGGTTTGTTTCGTGTTCGGGTGGTTTTGCCCCCTGTCGCAGCACACGGGGCAGATCATCCAGGGGGTGAAGGCACCATCTGCAGGATTCAAGAACAAACGCACCGATGTTGTCTTCCGAATGTTTGCTGAAAAGACGACTGGTCCGCTCGGTGTTCCGCACCGTCCCCGCCCGCATGACGACCAGTCCGAGATGGGAGAGTATTTCACAGAATTTTTCCGTGGCGGCCGTTTGCCATCCGTGGCGGGCCGAGATGGCCGCGAGGCTTTTGGGGGTGTCCAGGTCCGTGAACACGTCCTGCTCCAGGGCGGAGAGCAGCAGTTTCGCGCTGATGGCGCCGCGCACGCAGCGCAGGGTGTCGTCCAGTCCCTGATGATACGATTTGCTATCCATGCGTTCCCTTGGCTTTGGGCCGCCGGTTTTCCCGGCGGCCCCAAAGGTTAGAATCTGTAGGTCACAAGCAGGCCGCAGGCCCGTGGCTCGCCCTGCTGCACAAGATCGCCACCCCAGCTCCACTGATTTTCCAGATAGTCCTCATCGAAGAGGTTGTTGGCCCAGAGCGTGACGTCGAACTCCTCGGTTTCGTATCCGATACGGGCGTTGACGACGGCGCGGCCATCGACCTTGTTGGTGTTTTCTGTGTCCGTGTAGTAGGAACTCATACCTACCAGATCCATGCCGGCGACCAGTCCCCATGCCCATCGATACGTCGCGCCGAGTGAATACGACCATTCCGGAGATCCCGGTGTTTTTTTGCCGTCATAATCGAAGCCCGCGGGCCCATCTATTTTCCAATCCTGGATGACGCTGTGCTGATACCCGCCGGAAGCGCGCAGGGTCAGGCCCGCCAGGGGCATGTAGGTCATTTCCAATTCCGCGCCGTGTGTCCTGGCCTTGGCCGCGTTGCGGATATACCGGTCCATGATGCTGTCTCCCCACTCCGTGACCTGTTTGTCGCGGCTGTCGATGTAAAAGGCGGCCAGGTTCAGGGCCAGAGTGTTGTCGAGCAGCATCGATTTCAGGCCAAGTTCGTAGGCCCAGCTGTATTCCGGATCGTAGGTGTATTCGTCTTCCGTCATGGCGAAATAATTGTCGAAGCCCCCGGCGAGGTAGCCTTTGGCTGCCTTGGCGTAGATGACGTCCGTGTCGGTCAGGTCAAAGGCGAGGCTGAAGCTGGGCAGAAATTCCGTATAGGACAGATCCTCCGAGAGACTGACGCCGTACGCGGCGATTTCCTTTGTCCCGTCGAGGCGGGTGTGGTCGAGACGCCCGCCAGCCGTGAGATGGAGACGATCCATGACATGAAACGTGCCCTGGGCGAACAGGGCCGCCCCCCAGTTGTCCTGTTCCGGCGTCAGGGAGTAGGCTGCGTAATTGTTTTCGATGTCGAGGTCCTCGCGGTATCCGTACATGCCCACCAGCCAGTCGAAAATCGTGTTTTCTTTTGGGGCCGAGGCAAAGCGCAGCTCCTCGCTGATGATTTCCGCGTCATATTCCATGCGGGCGTAACTGTTTGTGTCCAGGGGGCTCATGTCCATGTCCTGGGCCACGTGCTGGCTGTAATCGTGTCGTCCGGTGACCGAGGTCACTGTCATGAAATCGCCGCGATGCTCGATTTTCAGCGCCTGGGAGTTCATGTCCACGTCGTTGAAGTTGTCACCGTCCCAGGCGAGGCTGTTTCTGTCCGTGGCGAATGGCCCGCTTTTGAAGCGGTAGTATCCCGCACCGTCGCGTTTCGTGCCGCCTTCCAGAATCAGCGAGATGTCCAGCTCGTCCGTTGGTGTCCACAAGGTGGCCATGCGGCCGTTCACATGCCGCTTGCGGGCCGCGTCCGTATCCTCGTGCTCGTTTTCCATCCAACCGTCCGTGTACTCGTGCTGGCCGGAAAAGCGAATGGCCAGCTCATCCTCGACCACCGGGACATTCAGATCGAATCCTTCCCGAAACAACGGCTGGCCGCCGTTGGCGTCCCAGAATCCGACCTCCCCGAAGATTTTGCCGCCCAGGTCGTTGCCGGGCTGTTTCGTGATGATGTTGACGACGCCGGATTCCGAGTTCCGTCCGTACAGCGTCCCCTGTGGTCCTTTGAGCACTTCGACGCGTTCGATGTCCAAAAGGTCGATGTCCTGCATCTGGTGGATGGGGTAGTTGACTCCGTCCACATAGAACCCCGTGGTTGAGAAGAGCGACGTGCCAAAGGAGGATACGCCGCGGATGGAAATGACGTTTTCGATGCTGTTTTTTTTGAGCGTCACGTTGGGGATGTGTTCGACGAGTTCGTGAAATGTCGTGATGTTGCGATCAGCAAGGGTTTCGTCCGAGAAGACCGCGACCGTGCCCGGTACGTCCTGGACGCTTTGCTCGATTTTTTGCGCCGTGACCGTGACCGTGGGCAGGGCGCGGGTGCTGTTGGTCTCTGCCGAAACAAGGCCCGGCGCGCCCGCCATTCCCGCGTACAGGCCCAGCAGGCAAAGGGCGATGCGAATTTGTGCGTTCATGAATCCTTCCTCCTGAAGATAAGATGGAGAAGGACCGTATCACCCGGTCGGGGTTCCCTCTTGCATTTCGCGAAGGAATTTTTGCTGTTCAGGAACTGTTCAGGCGAGGGGCGGGCGCCCCGGGACGCGCGGCATGCACTCCGCATGGTAGCGACTTGGGGTCATGCCGTAGCGTATGGCAAAGGCGCGGGTAAAATGGCTGGGACTGGAAAAGCCGCATTCGTAGGCTGTTTCGGCAATGCCCTGGCCTGGTTTTTCCAGAAGGTGGCGGGCGCGTTCAAGGCGTTTTTCCCGGAGAAAACGGAAAACCGTGGTCCCGAACAAAAGTTGGAAAACAGCGTTCAGCCGGGTGTGGGTAAGGCCCACGCGTCCGGCGAGTTTCTGCAATGACGGCGGTTCGACCAGGGACGCAAGAATGGTGTCGCGTGCCGCCAAGGCCGCGTGCCGCTCAACGGGTGTGACGCCGCCGAGTTCGGTTCCTTTTTCATCCAGGAGCGTCATCAGACTGAAGAGCAGTTCCATGGCTTTATACTCCATGAAAACCTGCCGCCGCGATCCTTCAAGCGGGCAGTGCACAATTTCCCGCACGGTCAGGGCCACATGCGGCG
This genomic interval from Deltaproteobacteria bacterium contains the following:
- a CDS encoding TonB-dependent receptor; the encoded protein is MNAQIRIALCLLGLYAGMAGAPGLVSAETNSTRALPTVTVTAQKIEQSVQDVPGTVAVFSDETLADRNITTFHELVEHIPNVTLKKNSIENVISIRGVSSFGTSLFSTTGFYVDGVNYPIHQMQDIDLLDIERVEVLKGPQGTLYGRNSESGVVNIITKQPGNDLGGKIFGEVGFWDANGGQPLFREGFDLNVPVVEDELAIRFSGQHEYTDGWMENEHEDTDAARKRHVNGRMATLWTPTDELDISLILEGGTKRDGAGYYRFKSGPFATDRNSLAWDGDNFNDVDMNSQALKIEHRGDFMTVTSVTGRHDYSQHVAQDMDMSPLDTNSYARMEYDAEIISEELRFASAPKENTIFDWLVGMYGYREDLDIENNYAAYSLTPEQDNWGAALFAQGTFHVMDRLHLTAGGRLDHTRLDGTKEIAAYGVSLSEDLSYTEFLPSFSLAFDLTDTDVIYAKAAKGYLAGGFDNYFAMTEDEYTYDPEYSWAYELGLKSMLLDNTLALNLAAFYIDSRDKQVTEWGDSIMDRYIRNAAKARTHGAELEMTYMPLAGLTLRASGGYQHSVIQDWKIDGPAGFDYDGKKTPGSPEWSYSLGATYRWAWGLVAGMDLVGMSSYYTDTENTNKVDGRAVVNARIGYETEEFDVTLWANNLFDEDYLENQWSWGGDLVQQGEPRACGLLVTYRF
- a CDS encoding AraC family transcriptional regulator translates to MVTVSTEQWKTASPALNPWEPAVEECLLWREYQVRPGMRLAVQNVRALRESVSYSFIVEETAPVSFMCFVSGTTRITMTDRSGTRHDIENNAGDCSLCHLPGSRGQSSTHPGAPIQAAGLLVMPEFLQKASTPTKFSNTRTLFTAETDAVSFHWKDSLPPHVALTVREIVHCPLEGSRRQVFMEYKAMELLFSLMTLLDEKGTELGGVTPVERHAALAARDTILASLVEPPSLQKLAGRVGLTHTRLNAVFQLLFGTTVFRFLREKRLERARHLLEKPGQGIAETAYECGFSSPSHFTRAFAIRYGMTPSRYHAECMPRVPGRPPLA
- a CDS encoding SAM-dependent methyltransferase, with the protein product MDSKSYHQGLDDTLRCVRGAISAKLLLSALEQDVFTDLDTPKSLAAISARHGWQTAATEKFCEILSHLGLVVMRAGTVRNTERTSRLFSKHSEDNIGAFVLESCRWCLHPLDDLPRVLRQGAKPPEHETNPEATWHELTANGAGVVLASGGAIMAEYLAALPGARRYRRMLDLGGGHGGYALRAAEAMPWMEVDVLDFPAVLQVAERFREKSPAKDRVRMLPANYVTEPIPGGYDLVLVSATLNFTLADNATQNVMDKIHAALNPGGFCVSVHDGPVDEKLMPEWPFECLVTDLVTGTPMAMPAGLVADTMFASGFSHVRTEYLRLNGSLMTVDMGRKSNL